One part of the Hyalangium ruber genome encodes these proteins:
- a CDS encoding sensor histidine kinase, translated as MRWSRWGILTTAVLMGSGMMVSAWTSHSRLQGISETLTYGQGQILLAAVHQSLNSLGRRPEPEDLDRTLASFQSQGMRYLALPFHFQHEAGTAMGGAPVVEPVLPGAPPQLLIKELGERIRLIWRAPAPRLAPPRGMGPGAGPPPPGAPPRPPGGPQRPGDEPPMGAGARQPRDAPMVIEFEPVAARELVASSRRSLLISGVVSLTLLLAALAMFRWLKGREALQHQLERERHLATLGEMSAVLAHELRNPLASLKGHAQLLAEALPEGRSRTKAERVVKEALRMEDLTTSLLAFVRTGSIQRQETDPAAIVRAAAEEVDPRRIELDAGGAPGSWSLDAARMQQVLSNLLRNAVQASPEGAAVFARVATESGALLYEVRDVGTGIPPGLENVIFEPFHTQRPLGNGLGLAVARRVVELHGGSIQASNHPEGGALFRVRIPVAA; from the coding sequence ATGCGATGGTCTCGGTGGGGCATCCTGACCACCGCCGTCCTCATGGGCAGCGGGATGATGGTCTCCGCGTGGACGAGCCACTCGCGCCTCCAGGGCATCTCCGAGACCCTCACCTACGGCCAAGGGCAGATCCTCCTCGCGGCGGTGCATCAGTCCTTGAACTCCCTCGGCCGCCGCCCCGAGCCCGAGGACCTCGACCGCACCCTCGCGTCCTTTCAGTCCCAGGGGATGCGGTATCTGGCCCTGCCCTTTCATTTCCAGCACGAGGCAGGCACCGCCATGGGAGGCGCTCCCGTGGTGGAACCTGTCCTCCCAGGCGCGCCGCCCCAACTGCTCATCAAGGAGCTGGGCGAGCGCATCCGGCTGATCTGGCGAGCCCCGGCTCCCCGGCTCGCCCCTCCTCGTGGCATGGGGCCCGGAGCCGGCCCCCCTCCTCCTGGAGCACCGCCGCGCCCTCCTGGAGGCCCGCAGCGTCCCGGCGATGAGCCCCCTATGGGAGCGGGAGCGCGCCAGCCGCGCGATGCCCCGATGGTCATCGAGTTCGAGCCCGTGGCCGCCCGAGAGCTCGTGGCCAGCTCTCGCCGCTCGCTGCTCATCAGCGGCGTGGTCTCCCTGACACTGCTCCTGGCGGCTCTCGCCATGTTCCGCTGGCTGAAGGGACGCGAGGCGCTCCAGCATCAGTTGGAGCGCGAGCGGCATCTGGCGACGCTGGGAGAGATGTCGGCGGTGCTCGCGCACGAGCTGCGCAACCCCCTGGCCTCGCTCAAGGGCCACGCGCAGCTGCTCGCCGAGGCCCTGCCCGAAGGCCGCTCTCGCACCAAGGCCGAACGCGTGGTGAAGGAGGCGCTCCGGATGGAGGACCTCACCACCAGCCTGCTCGCCTTCGTGCGCACGGGTAGCATCCAGCGACAGGAGACGGACCCGGCGGCCATCGTCCGCGCCGCGGCCGAGGAGGTGGATCCACGGCGCATCGAGCTGGATGCTGGCGGCGCGCCGGGCTCCTGGTCCCTGGACGCCGCGCGCATGCAGCAGGTGCTCAGCAACCTGCTGCGCAACGCGGTGCAGGCCTCCCCCGAGGGCGCCGCCGTGTTCGCGCGCGTGGCCACCGAGTCCGGGGCCCTGCTCTATGAGGTGCGGGACGTGGGCACGGGCATCCCCCCCGGCCTGGAGAACGTCATCTTCGAGCCCTTCCACACCCAGCGCCCCCTGGGCAACGGGCTGGGGCTGGCCGTGGCCCGGCGGGTGGTGGAGCTGCACGGCGGCAGCATCCAGGCGAGCAATCACCCCGAGGGCGGGGCCCTGTTCCGAGTACGCATTCCCGTGGCGGCCTGA
- a CDS encoding sigma-54-dependent transcriptional regulator, which produces MGRILVVDDEEGVRSFLAESLEIDGHHVEEAASGQEALERLRSRGFELVLTDLRMPGMDGLELLQKVQAEQPEVEFIVLTAHGNVEIAVQAMKLGAFDFIQKPVSGPTELRLLANRALERRRLRDHEEMTRASASTPVLSYGDPVMAPVVEALKKVARTNATVLLLGESGTGKEVAAHAIHRMSERAQGPFVAINCATLSESLLESELFGHEKGAFTGATDRKRGRIELAHGGTFFLDEVGELKPSLQARLLRVLQERAFERVGGTRTLEVDVRWIAATHQDLRARISSGEFREDLYHRLSVFPVRLPPLRERTGDIPALADVLLQRACHELKRPMLKLSEAARKALLGGRWTGNIRELANVLERAAILAEGDTLEPHHLLMEQPAKAPAPAFVQDAMTLEDLEKRAIERALDEVRGNRREAAERLGIGVRTLYEKLKRYNLG; this is translated from the coding sequence GTGGGACGCATCCTGGTCGTGGACGATGAAGAGGGCGTTCGCTCCTTCCTTGCCGAGAGCCTGGAGATCGACGGCCACCATGTGGAGGAGGCGGCCAGCGGCCAGGAGGCCTTGGAGCGGCTGCGCTCGCGAGGCTTCGAGCTGGTGCTCACGGACCTGCGCATGCCAGGCATGGATGGGCTGGAGCTCCTCCAGAAGGTGCAGGCCGAGCAGCCCGAGGTGGAGTTCATCGTCCTCACGGCGCACGGCAATGTGGAGATCGCCGTGCAGGCGATGAAGCTGGGGGCGTTCGACTTCATCCAGAAGCCGGTGAGCGGCCCCACGGAGCTGCGGCTGCTGGCCAACCGCGCCCTGGAGCGGCGCCGGCTGCGCGACCACGAGGAGATGACACGCGCGTCGGCGAGCACTCCGGTGCTGAGCTACGGCGACCCGGTCATGGCGCCGGTGGTGGAAGCACTGAAGAAGGTGGCGCGCACCAACGCCACGGTGCTGCTCCTGGGCGAGAGCGGCACGGGCAAGGAGGTGGCGGCGCACGCCATCCACCGCATGAGCGAGCGCGCCCAAGGGCCCTTCGTCGCCATCAACTGCGCCACGCTGTCCGAGAGCCTCCTGGAGAGTGAGCTGTTCGGCCACGAGAAGGGAGCCTTCACCGGGGCCACGGACCGCAAGCGCGGGCGCATCGAGCTGGCCCACGGGGGCACGTTCTTCCTGGACGAGGTGGGCGAGCTCAAGCCGAGCCTCCAGGCTCGGCTGCTGCGCGTGCTCCAGGAGCGCGCCTTCGAGCGGGTGGGAGGCACCCGAACGCTCGAGGTGGATGTGCGGTGGATCGCCGCCACCCACCAGGACCTCCGCGCGCGGATCTCCTCGGGCGAGTTCCGCGAGGACCTGTACCACCGCCTCTCGGTGTTTCCGGTGCGGCTGCCTCCGCTGCGCGAGCGGACCGGCGACATCCCTGCCCTGGCCGACGTGCTGTTGCAGCGCGCCTGCCACGAGCTGAAGCGGCCGATGCTGAAGCTGTCCGAGGCGGCGCGGAAGGCGCTCCTCGGCGGCCGGTGGACGGGCAACATCCGCGAGCTGGCCAACGTGCTCGAGCGCGCCGCCATCCTCGCCGAGGGCGACACCCTCGAGCCGCACCACCTTTTAATGGAGCAGCCCGCCAAGGCTCCCGCGCCCGCGTTCGTCCAGGACGCGATGACGCTCGAGGACCTGGAGAAGCGCGCCATCGAGCGCGCCTTGGACGAGGTGCGGGGCAACCGCCGCGAGGCCGCCGAGCGGCTGGGCATCGGCGTGCGCACGCTCTACGAGAAGCTCAAGCGCTACAACCTCGGCTGA
- a CDS encoding sporulation protein: MSVFNKMLASVGIGSAKVDARLNNGTVRVGGSLEGEINIQGGSAEQHIDRIYLHLMTQYLKQQGDNTQRINHVIEKWEISQPLTIGPGEQVDIPFTLEVPLTTPVTLGKVPVWLKTGLDIDNAIDPKDTDQLEVLPHPHMQAVLNAVKHLGFRLKTSTCEYSTSKSRLEPFVQEIEFYPPESFGVSVRELELIFFLEPHRVEVLVEVDRKGSGVGGLLARAFDMDERKNFIRFSQEELERGREYIGKQLTAVIAQLAR; encoded by the coding sequence ATGTCCGTCTTCAACAAGATGTTGGCCAGCGTGGGCATCGGAAGCGCCAAGGTGGATGCCCGGCTCAACAACGGCACGGTGCGGGTGGGGGGCTCGCTCGAGGGAGAGATCAACATCCAGGGCGGCAGCGCCGAGCAGCACATCGATCGCATCTACCTGCACCTGATGACCCAGTACCTCAAGCAGCAGGGCGACAACACCCAGCGCATCAACCACGTCATCGAGAAGTGGGAGATCTCCCAGCCGCTCACCATCGGCCCTGGGGAGCAGGTGGATATACCGTTCACCCTGGAGGTGCCGCTGACCACGCCCGTCACCCTGGGCAAGGTCCCGGTCTGGTTGAAGACGGGTCTCGACATCGACAACGCGATCGATCCCAAGGACACCGATCAGCTCGAGGTCCTCCCCCATCCCCACATGCAGGCCGTCCTGAACGCGGTGAAGCACCTGGGCTTCCGCCTGAAGACCTCGACGTGCGAGTACAGCACTAGCAAGAGCCGGCTCGAGCCGTTCGTGCAGGAGATCGAGTTCTATCCCCCCGAGAGCTTCGGGGTGAGCGTTCGAGAGCTGGAGCTCATCTTCTTCCTCGAGCCGCACAGGGTGGAGGTGCTGGTCGAGGTGGACCGCAAGGGGAGCGGAGTGGGAGGGCTGCTGGCGCGGGCCTTCGACATGGACGAGCGCAAGAACTTCATCCGCTTCTCCCAGGAGGAGCTGGAGCGCGGGCGGGAGTACATCGGCAAGCAGCTCACCGCCGTCATCGCGCAGCTGGCTCGCTAG
- a CDS encoding FAD-dependent oxidoreductase codes for MELTRRELIAAFLGSAVAASACRRSRSRAPVPGEIIDRAVDTGHRLRGGPLPRAEVAEQVEVLIIGAGIAGLSAAWRLAGAGLKDVRVVELDDAVGGTSRSGKNSVSAFPWGAHYLPAPLTQQGPVMRMLREMGAVKGTDVEGYPTFEEELLIREPDERLFYQGDWYEGLYLYAGASPADLAELKRFEARMNAFAAARDGKGRKAFTVPTALSSDDAEWTALDKVSMAQWMEAEGFRSPRLKWFVDYACRDDYGATSEGVSAWAAIWYFAARQDGKGERSEGFLSWPEGNGRLVRQLMSSLGPKQVERHVLVHTVEPGADGCRVEALDAKEGKPRAFQARQVVFAGPHFVAAHVVAPWRQQRPEWLGAFTYGPWVVANLTLSGPPRSRGFPLAWDNVFYESRSLGYVLATHQALRQYEGGPTVLTWYLPMVGLDVKAEREKVLSAGYAEWEGMVMADLMMAHPGIAEQALRLEVMRWGHAMIRPTPGFMWGPARFAAQESLGRTLHFAHTDLGGMALFEEANWFGVKAAERVLKELGQSVTSWL; via the coding sequence GTGGAACTGACGCGGCGGGAGCTCATCGCCGCGTTCCTCGGTTCGGCGGTGGCGGCCAGCGCGTGCCGGCGCTCTCGCTCGCGTGCGCCGGTACCGGGCGAAATCATCGACCGCGCGGTGGACACGGGGCACCGGCTGCGGGGCGGGCCGCTGCCGCGCGCGGAGGTGGCCGAACAGGTGGAGGTGCTCATCATCGGCGCGGGCATCGCGGGGCTGTCGGCGGCGTGGCGGCTGGCGGGCGCGGGGCTGAAGGACGTGCGGGTGGTGGAGCTGGATGACGCGGTGGGAGGCACCTCGCGCTCGGGGAAGAACTCGGTCTCGGCCTTCCCGTGGGGAGCGCACTACCTGCCCGCGCCGCTGACGCAGCAAGGGCCGGTGATGCGGATGCTGCGGGAGATGGGGGCGGTGAAGGGGACGGACGTGGAGGGCTACCCGACCTTCGAGGAGGAGCTGCTGATCCGCGAGCCGGACGAGCGACTCTTCTACCAGGGCGACTGGTACGAGGGGCTGTACCTGTACGCGGGAGCGAGCCCGGCGGACCTGGCGGAGCTGAAGCGCTTCGAGGCGCGGATGAACGCCTTCGCCGCGGCGAGGGATGGGAAGGGGCGCAAGGCGTTCACGGTGCCGACGGCGCTCTCGAGCGATGACGCGGAGTGGACGGCGCTCGACAAGGTGAGCATGGCGCAGTGGATGGAGGCCGAGGGCTTCCGCTCACCGCGCCTGAAGTGGTTCGTGGACTACGCGTGCCGGGACGACTACGGCGCCACGAGCGAGGGCGTGTCGGCGTGGGCGGCCATCTGGTACTTCGCCGCACGGCAGGACGGGAAGGGCGAGCGCAGCGAGGGCTTCCTGAGCTGGCCCGAGGGCAACGGCCGGCTGGTGCGGCAGCTGATGTCCTCGCTGGGGCCGAAGCAGGTGGAGCGCCACGTGTTGGTGCATACGGTGGAGCCGGGCGCGGACGGCTGCCGGGTGGAGGCGCTGGACGCGAAGGAGGGAAAGCCCCGGGCGTTCCAGGCGCGGCAGGTGGTGTTCGCGGGGCCGCACTTCGTGGCGGCGCACGTGGTGGCGCCGTGGCGACAGCAGCGGCCGGAGTGGCTGGGGGCCTTCACGTACGGGCCGTGGGTGGTGGCGAACCTGACGCTGTCGGGGCCTCCGAGGTCGCGAGGCTTCCCGTTGGCCTGGGACAACGTCTTCTACGAGAGCCGGAGCCTGGGCTACGTGCTGGCCACGCACCAGGCGCTGCGGCAGTACGAGGGCGGGCCGACGGTGCTCACGTGGTACCTGCCGATGGTGGGGCTGGACGTGAAGGCCGAGCGCGAGAAGGTGCTGTCGGCGGGGTATGCGGAGTGGGAGGGGATGGTGATGGCGGATCTGATGATGGCGCACCCGGGCATCGCCGAGCAGGCGCTGCGGCTGGAGGTGATGCGCTGGGGGCACGCGATGATCCGGCCCACACCGGGCTTCATGTGGGGCCCGGCGCGCTTCGCGGCACAGGAGAGCCTGGGGCGCACGCTGCACTTCGCGCACACGGACCTGGGCGGCATGGCGCTGTTCGAGGAGGCCAACTGGTTCGGAGTGAAGGCCGCCGAGCGGGTGCTGAAGGAGCTGGGGCAGTCCGTCACGAGCTGGCTGTAG
- a CDS encoding bifunctional alpha,alpha-trehalose-phosphate synthase (UDP-forming)/trehalose-phosphatase, whose product MPRLLLVSNRLPVTVKAEKDHVSVVRSPGGLATGLSRPHERSGGVWIGWPGDVSRLSAAQRTQVESQLSALRCVPLYLSASEVSRFYEGYSNRVLWPLCHYLLDRIPRQDRDWEAYAKVNERFAELAASHYQPGDTIWVHDYQLMLVPGLLRKRLPEARIGYFHHIPFPSSEIFRTLPHREDLLRGLLGADLVGFHTPSYAHHFSSSLLRLLGLETDLDNVTYEGRTVRVGGFPMGIDAEAFEKVSQEPGVLEELRVLKERSAGQRLLVGIDRLDYTKGIPRRMLALQRVLERQPALRGRLRLIQVAVPSRTQVEDYAAYRDKVDELVGRINGMYGTVHNVPIHYLYRSFNEKQLAGLYRAADVMLVTPVRDGMNLVAKEFCACRPDEDGVLILSEFAGAASELRDALIVNPYDVEAMADAIEEALRMPVDTRRRRMRTLRAQVKSRDVHWWVGSFLDTLQGMPTPSIRKGSVGVAEVVASLKEKRPRVLLLDYDGTLRDVTSRPELAVPEPELIMLLRRLAALPDTAVHVVSGRLKETLEQWLGALPVGLHAEHGLWSRSGQGAPWRMLEGVLPEWKEQARPLMEAFAARVPGSFVEEKTASFAWHYRQVDPGYGAEQARELRLKLAEVFAHGHMEVLPGDKVVEVRPRGVHKGRVVEKALAGAAPGTLVAAFGDDRTDEDLFAALPEGALSVHAGDRLSRATYQVSGPAEVRKVLASLLEA is encoded by the coding sequence ATGCCGCGACTCCTACTCGTCTCCAATCGCCTCCCTGTCACCGTCAAGGCCGAGAAGGACCATGTCTCCGTGGTGCGCAGCCCCGGAGGGCTCGCCACGGGCCTGAGCCGCCCGCACGAACGCTCCGGCGGAGTGTGGATCGGCTGGCCCGGGGATGTGTCCCGGCTGTCGGCTGCCCAACGCACCCAGGTGGAGTCCCAGCTCTCGGCGCTGCGCTGCGTGCCGCTGTACCTGAGCGCCAGCGAGGTCAGCCGCTTCTACGAGGGCTACTCCAACCGTGTCCTCTGGCCGCTGTGCCACTACCTGCTGGACCGCATCCCTCGGCAGGACCGCGACTGGGAGGCGTACGCCAAGGTCAACGAGCGCTTCGCGGAGCTGGCCGCGAGTCACTACCAGCCCGGTGACACCATCTGGGTCCACGACTACCAGCTCATGCTGGTGCCAGGGCTGCTGCGCAAGCGGCTGCCCGAGGCGCGCATCGGCTACTTCCACCACATCCCGTTTCCCTCGAGCGAGATCTTCCGCACGCTGCCCCACCGCGAGGACTTGCTGCGCGGGCTGCTGGGCGCGGACCTGGTGGGCTTCCACACGCCGAGCTACGCGCACCACTTCTCCAGCTCGCTGCTGCGGCTGCTCGGCCTGGAGACGGACCTGGACAACGTCACCTATGAGGGACGCACGGTGCGGGTGGGGGGCTTCCCCATGGGCATCGACGCGGAGGCCTTCGAGAAGGTGTCCCAGGAGCCGGGCGTGCTGGAGGAACTGCGCGTGCTGAAGGAGCGCAGCGCCGGCCAGCGGCTGCTGGTGGGCATCGACCGGCTGGACTACACCAAGGGCATTCCCCGGAGGATGTTGGCCTTGCAGCGTGTGCTGGAGCGCCAGCCCGCGTTGCGCGGGCGCCTGCGCCTCATCCAGGTGGCGGTGCCGAGCCGCACCCAGGTGGAGGACTACGCGGCCTACCGCGACAAGGTGGACGAGCTGGTGGGCCGCATCAACGGCATGTACGGCACCGTCCACAACGTGCCCATCCACTACCTCTACCGCTCCTTCAACGAGAAGCAGCTCGCGGGGCTCTACCGCGCGGCGGACGTGATGCTCGTCACGCCCGTCCGGGACGGGATGAACCTGGTGGCCAAGGAGTTCTGCGCGTGCCGGCCGGACGAGGATGGGGTGCTCATCCTCAGCGAGTTCGCCGGAGCGGCCAGCGAGCTGCGCGACGCCCTCATCGTCAACCCCTACGACGTGGAGGCCATGGCGGACGCCATCGAGGAGGCGCTGCGGATGCCGGTCGACACGCGCCGCCGCCGCATGCGGACGCTGCGGGCGCAGGTGAAGTCGCGGGACGTGCATTGGTGGGTGGGAAGCTTCCTGGACACGCTCCAGGGCATGCCCACCCCCAGCATTCGGAAGGGCTCCGTGGGGGTGGCGGAGGTGGTGGCGAGCCTCAAGGAGAAGCGCCCCCGGGTGCTGCTGCTCGACTACGACGGGACGCTGAGGGACGTCACCTCCCGGCCGGAGCTGGCCGTGCCGGAGCCGGAGTTGATCATGCTGCTGAGGCGGCTGGCGGCCCTGCCGGACACCGCCGTGCATGTCGTCAGCGGGCGGCTGAAAGAGACGTTGGAGCAGTGGCTGGGAGCGCTGCCGGTGGGTCTGCACGCCGAGCACGGGCTCTGGTCCCGCTCCGGGCAGGGCGCGCCCTGGCGGATGCTGGAGGGAGTGTTGCCCGAGTGGAAGGAGCAAGCGCGTCCGCTCATGGAGGCGTTCGCCGCGCGGGTGCCGGGCTCCTTCGTGGAGGAGAAGACGGCCTCCTTCGCCTGGCACTACCGGCAGGTGGACCCTGGCTATGGCGCGGAGCAGGCGCGCGAGCTGCGCCTGAAGCTGGCCGAGGTCTTCGCTCATGGGCATATGGAAGTGCTGCCCGGGGACAAGGTGGTGGAGGTCCGCCCACGCGGCGTACACAAGGGCCGCGTGGTGGAGAAGGCGCTGGCGGGGGCGGCGCCGGGCACGCTGGTGGCGGCCTTCGGGGATGACCGCACCGATGAGGACCTGTTCGCCGCGCTGCCCGAGGGAGCCCTCTCCGTCCACGCGGGCGACAGGCTTTCTCGCGCCACGTACCAGGTGTCAGGCCCCGCCGAGGTGCGCAAGGTGCTGGCCTCGCTGCTGGAGGCGTAA
- a CDS encoding sigma-54-dependent transcriptional regulator: MKPGPRILLVDDDPGVLKGLRGLLSDEGFLPVEARSAAEASRLLDAPEGPPDLVLLDLRMPGETGLELLARLPRPLPAPVVVLSGEASPAEAVQALKLGATDFVEKPPSPERLLTALRNALTLGALREERQRLLEELSRPGHLVGESPAMEALRRLIARVGPSDAAVLITGETGTGKERVARALHLASGRKGRFVAINCAAIPATLLESELFGHERGAFSGATARRPGRFEQAHGGTLFLDEIGDMPLELQAKLLRALETKEVERLGGTAPLSVDVRILAATHQELARAVKEGRFRQDLFFRLNVMPLALPPLRERPEDILPLARAFAAEIAGPQVPLVLAPGAEVSLRAYRWPGNIRELRNFIERLNLLRGDGPFTLTAPESAEAAALSPPPTARLSFGEKGYREHVEDFERELIRVALEEGGSIAGAARLLRMDRGNLYRRIKALGLPVS, encoded by the coding sequence ATGAAGCCCGGCCCTCGAATCCTCCTCGTTGATGATGACCCGGGCGTCCTCAAGGGCCTGCGCGGGCTGCTCTCGGACGAGGGCTTCCTGCCCGTGGAGGCCCGCTCCGCCGCCGAGGCCTCGCGCCTCCTCGATGCGCCCGAGGGCCCTCCGGACCTGGTGCTGCTGGACCTGCGGATGCCGGGCGAGACGGGCCTGGAGCTGCTCGCGCGCCTGCCGCGCCCCCTGCCCGCTCCCGTGGTGGTGCTCTCCGGCGAGGCCTCCCCCGCCGAGGCCGTGCAGGCGCTGAAGCTGGGCGCCACGGACTTCGTGGAGAAGCCGCCCTCCCCCGAGCGCCTGCTGACCGCCCTGCGCAACGCGCTCACCCTGGGAGCCCTGCGCGAGGAGCGCCAGCGCCTGCTCGAGGAGCTGTCCCGCCCGGGCCACCTCGTGGGCGAGAGCCCCGCCATGGAGGCCCTGCGCCGCCTCATCGCCCGCGTGGGGCCCAGCGACGCAGCCGTGCTCATCACTGGCGAGACAGGCACAGGCAAGGAGCGCGTGGCCCGCGCTCTCCACCTGGCCTCGGGACGCAAGGGGCGCTTCGTGGCCATCAACTGCGCGGCCATCCCCGCAACCCTCCTGGAGAGCGAGCTGTTCGGCCACGAGCGCGGCGCCTTCTCGGGAGCCACCGCGCGCCGCCCCGGCCGCTTCGAGCAGGCCCACGGGGGCACGCTCTTCCTCGACGAGATTGGCGACATGCCGCTGGAGCTGCAGGCCAAGCTGCTCCGCGCCCTGGAGACCAAGGAGGTGGAGCGGCTGGGAGGCACGGCGCCCCTCTCCGTGGACGTGCGCATCCTCGCGGCCACGCACCAGGAGCTCGCCCGCGCCGTGAAGGAGGGTCGCTTCCGGCAGGACCTCTTCTTCCGTCTCAACGTCATGCCGCTGGCCCTGCCGCCCCTGCGCGAGCGCCCCGAAGACATCCTGCCCCTGGCCCGCGCCTTCGCCGCCGAGATCGCCGGCCCTCAGGTGCCGCTGGTGCTCGCTCCCGGCGCGGAGGTGTCCCTGCGCGCGTACCGCTGGCCCGGCAACATCCGCGAGCTGCGCAACTTCATCGAACGCCTCAACCTCCTGCGAGGGGACGGTCCGTTCACCCTCACGGCGCCCGAGTCCGCCGAGGCAGCCGCGCTCTCTCCACCTCCCACGGCCCGCCTCTCCTTTGGGGAGAAGGGCTACCGGGAGCACGTGGAGGACTTCGAGCGCGAGCTCATCCGCGTAGCACTGGAGGAGGGCGGCAGCATCGCCGGAGCCGCGCGCCTGCTGCGCATGGACCGGGGCAACCTCTATCGCCGCATCAAGGCGCTCGGCCTGCCCGTGTCATGA
- the mug gene encoding G/U mismatch-specific DNA glycosylase, protein MPDLIAPGLRVLFCGINPSLYSAVVGYHFARPGNRFWPTLHAAGFTQRRLAPSEQEELLTLGYGITNVVDRATATAAELVATELAAGGRKLAAKVRRYRPRFIAMLGVSAYRVAFARPDATLGLQPETMGETRLWVLPNPSGLNAHYQLKDLARLFRELRRVATASS, encoded by the coding sequence ATGCCGGACCTGATCGCGCCAGGGCTGCGGGTCCTCTTCTGTGGCATCAACCCGAGCCTGTACTCGGCGGTGGTGGGCTATCACTTCGCGAGGCCGGGTAACCGGTTCTGGCCCACGCTGCACGCGGCGGGCTTCACTCAGCGCCGGCTGGCACCCTCGGAGCAGGAGGAGCTGCTCACGTTGGGGTACGGCATCACCAACGTGGTGGACCGGGCCACGGCCACTGCGGCGGAGTTGGTGGCTACGGAGCTGGCGGCGGGTGGGCGCAAGTTGGCGGCGAAGGTCCGGCGCTACCGTCCCCGGTTCATCGCGATGCTGGGAGTGAGCGCCTACCGCGTCGCCTTCGCGCGGCCGGACGCCACGCTGGGGCTTCAGCCCGAGACGATGGGAGAAACACGGCTCTGGGTGTTGCCCAACCCGAGCGGACTCAACGCGCACTATCAGCTGAAGGACCTCGCACGCCTGTTCCGCGAGCTGAGGCGAGTGGCTACAGCCAGCTCGTGA
- a CDS encoding sensor histidine kinase, translating into MAHAPALPSPPARFRRRLLAVMLVVGLVPLVLMGLLAQSALERLLSVSVAPVEHVLDDVSADLERQGISQARLDEARLNLAQAELARRALVRRVPLFIAALVLVSAAVLAIAAVLLGRALSRPVTTLTQGMGAYARGDLSVRLPAPEQPRDEFQFLFAGFNRMGQELLAQRERLKSAEQIAAWQDIARALAHELKNPLTAMKLSLARLSRAEGPAPDATRISEAVGLLQEEVDLLMRMTQSFSAFARLPSPRFQPVALRPLLAEVCALYQGTSPVPVELAPGEDVTLQADPDGLRRLFGNLLKNATEASQTGAAPVHIALQPQVSSVRVALRDGGAGIPAVLEGAALTRGLFSTKPGGSGLGLPIAQKIAHEHGGTLRLEPAPGGGTLATVDLPLAPPAP; encoded by the coding sequence ATGGCCCACGCCCCTGCTCTTCCATCACCTCCCGCTCGCTTCCGCCGCCGGCTGCTCGCCGTGATGTTGGTGGTGGGGCTCGTACCGCTCGTGCTCATGGGGCTCCTGGCCCAGAGCGCGCTGGAGCGGCTGCTCTCCGTGTCCGTGGCGCCCGTGGAGCATGTGCTCGACGACGTGTCCGCGGACCTGGAGCGCCAGGGCATCTCCCAGGCTCGGCTCGATGAGGCCCGCCTCAACCTCGCTCAGGCGGAGCTGGCCCGCCGCGCGCTCGTGCGCCGGGTGCCTCTGTTCATCGCCGCCCTAGTGCTCGTCTCGGCTGCCGTGCTCGCCATCGCCGCAGTGTTGCTCGGCCGAGCGCTGTCCCGTCCCGTCACCACCCTCACCCAGGGCATGGGCGCTTATGCCCGGGGGGACCTCTCCGTGCGCCTCCCCGCCCCCGAGCAGCCGCGCGACGAGTTCCAGTTCCTCTTCGCCGGCTTCAACCGCATGGGCCAGGAGCTGCTCGCCCAGCGCGAGCGCCTCAAGTCCGCCGAGCAGATCGCCGCCTGGCAGGACATCGCCCGCGCCCTGGCCCACGAGCTGAAGAACCCGCTCACCGCCATGAAGCTCTCCCTGGCGCGGCTCTCCCGCGCGGAGGGGCCCGCTCCCGATGCCACGCGCATTTCCGAGGCCGTGGGCCTTCTCCAGGAGGAGGTAGATCTGCTCATGCGGATGACCCAGAGCTTCTCCGCCTTCGCCCGCCTGCCCTCGCCGCGCTTCCAGCCCGTCGCCCTGCGCCCGCTGCTCGCCGAGGTATGCGCCCTCTACCAAGGCACTTCCCCCGTCCCCGTGGAGCTGGCCCCCGGGGAAGACGTCACCCTGCAGGCGGACCCGGATGGGCTGCGGCGCCTCTTCGGCAACCTCCTCAAGAACGCCACCGAGGCCTCCCAGACGGGCGCCGCTCCCGTCCACATCGCGCTGCAACCCCAGGTGTCCTCCGTGCGTGTCGCCCTCCGCGATGGAGGCGCGGGCATCCCCGCCGTGCTGGAAGGCGCCGCCCTCACCCGGGGCCTCTTCAGCACCAAGCCGGGCGGCAGCGGGCTCGGTCTGCCCATCGCTCAGAAGATCGCCCATGAACATGGCGGCACCCTGCGCCTCGAACCCGCGCCCGGTGGCGGTACGCTGGCGACCGTGGACCTTCCCCTCGCCCCTCCCGCGCCATGA